A single genomic interval of Zobellia nedashkovskayae harbors:
- a CDS encoding SusC/RagA family TonB-linked outer membrane protein, which translates to MNFKNKLTLIAILFFNIALFAQDNYSLSGTVSDVDNVPIPGVNVIIANTTTGTSTDFDGLYQINVSEGDVLQFSYIGYVTQTIAITGQTELAITMTEDASQLDEVVVVGYGTQKKSTLTGSISKVTNESLDQIAVSRVDDALVGQVSGVNIQATNAEAGGAPTITIRGIGSVTADSGPALVVDGIIVSSDFLGNLDMNDVESFEILKDAASAAIYGSEGSNGVILITTKSGKAGKTKFSYQTYSGYKSAHKSDDYSKSVSDWANKELAATGTLSNETQYAQLLVNTTGVDRDWQDVFFDGGTVTSHSLSARGGTEDTKFSASLRYLSDEGVVITDDYKLYTASLKVNSKIGDKLKFGLSATPSYTKQRRLPTSIHNPIRQSPWLPIYHTEESLQFIDRSSYPDVGVGDYFYENHLLNLDINGDGSTSRPRTSGDSNPYAQYVEREHYEYNTKLFGSTYLSYEIADGLTARTSLGVTLEQRKRTRYDGTLYHASGNSNASYYLANRFRSRLISDNTLNYTKTFNDKHDLNLLLGMTAQRRVSEESITTGSGFSNDLLKNFQGATLVDIPTETNTELKKLGYFARVNYAYDGKYLFNASFRRDGSSVFGIDSKWGNFPAVSAGWNVSKENFLANSDAISNLKFRISYGLTGAENFNVGDDVVNAWPYLALLQNSNAVDNGNVNAGVSPRNIANALLQWEASEEFSVGLDYALFSNRISGSLDYYQRTSDELLLNNPVSYLTGFNNGIVNLGKVQNTGWELELRTKNIIGEKFSWNSTFIASTNKNELLSFGDSNNALIEDDYGRNSQWINRIGEPISSFWGYVVDEEAFDETSFRTTYVDSPWNRINGQSDDTIVKDLNGDGLITDEDKTILGDPYPDMVYSFTNEFKLGDFDFSFMVQGSVGGQVNNIGDQYFYNWFGNRTRSGGETEAVTNGLVPHESFIQEKVLTSEVIASSDYFSLRNVNVGYNFPDDVTTKLGLEGLRLYATAQNLLYLTADDYHGFNPEHVDGSNPRAYGSQRAGTPIFKTVTFGLNLDF; encoded by the coding sequence AGACGAAGTTGTCGTAGTAGGTTATGGTACTCAGAAAAAATCTACATTAACCGGTTCCATATCCAAAGTAACCAATGAAAGCTTAGATCAAATAGCTGTTTCAAGGGTAGATGATGCTCTTGTTGGTCAAGTTTCCGGTGTTAATATTCAAGCAACCAACGCGGAAGCTGGTGGTGCTCCTACTATTACAATTAGAGGTATTGGATCTGTAACCGCTGATTCAGGACCTGCTTTGGTAGTTGATGGAATAATCGTGAGTTCAGATTTCCTTGGAAACCTTGATATGAACGATGTGGAGTCTTTTGAAATATTAAAAGATGCTGCTTCTGCTGCCATTTACGGTAGTGAAGGTTCTAACGGTGTAATTTTAATTACTACTAAGAGTGGTAAGGCCGGAAAAACAAAATTCAGCTACCAAACGTACTCAGGTTATAAAAGCGCCCATAAAAGTGATGACTATAGCAAGAGTGTTTCAGATTGGGCTAATAAGGAGTTAGCTGCAACAGGTACACTTTCTAATGAAACACAATACGCGCAACTTTTAGTTAACACTACTGGTGTTGACAGAGATTGGCAAGATGTTTTCTTTGATGGAGGAACAGTAACAAGTCATTCCCTATCTGCAAGAGGTGGTACGGAAGACACTAAATTTAGTGCATCATTAAGATACCTTAGTGATGAAGGAGTTGTAATAACAGATGACTATAAGTTATATACTGCTAGTTTAAAAGTTAATTCTAAAATAGGAGATAAATTAAAATTTGGTCTTAGTGCTACGCCGTCTTATACTAAACAGAGACGTCTGCCTACATCAATACACAATCCTATTCGTCAATCACCTTGGTTACCTATTTATCATACTGAAGAGTCACTTCAGTTTATTGATCGTAGTTCTTATCCAGATGTTGGTGTTGGTGATTATTTCTATGAAAACCATTTATTAAACTTAGATATTAATGGTGATGGAAGCACAAGTAGACCTCGTACTTCAGGTGACTCAAACCCGTACGCACAATATGTTGAGAGAGAACATTACGAGTATAACACCAAGTTATTCGGTTCAACATATTTAAGTTATGAAATTGCAGATGGCCTTACCGCTAGAACATCATTAGGTGTAACTCTTGAACAAAGAAAGAGAACTAGATATGACGGTACTTTATATCACGCGAGTGGTAATAGTAATGCTTCATATTACTTAGCTAATAGATTTAGAAGTAGATTAATTTCGGATAACACCTTAAACTATACGAAAACTTTTAATGATAAGCATGACCTAAATTTACTTCTAGGTATGACTGCACAAAGAAGAGTTTCTGAAGAAAGTATTACTACTGGTAGTGGGTTTTCTAATGATTTGTTGAAAAACTTTCAAGGTGCTACGCTAGTTGATATTCCTACTGAAACCAATACGGAATTAAAGAAATTAGGATATTTTGCTAGAGTAAATTACGCATACGACGGGAAATATTTATTTAATGCTTCCTTTAGACGAGATGGAAGTTCTGTTTTTGGTATAGACTCCAAGTGGGGTAATTTTCCTGCAGTTTCTGCGGGTTGGAATGTGTCCAAAGAAAACTTCTTAGCGAACAGTGATGCGATAAGCAACTTAAAATTCAGAATTAGTTACGGTCTTACCGGTGCTGAGAATTTTAATGTTGGGGACGATGTTGTAAATGCATGGCCTTATTTAGCCTTGTTACAAAATTCAAACGCAGTTGATAATGGAAATGTTAATGCAGGTGTTTCGCCGCGTAACATTGCTAATGCATTATTACAATGGGAAGCTTCTGAAGAATTTTCCGTTGGATTGGATTACGCACTTTTTTCCAATAGAATTTCAGGTTCCTTAGACTACTATCAAAGAACTAGTGATGAACTACTATTAAATAACCCTGTATCCTATCTTACCGGATTTAACAATGGTATAGTAAACTTAGGAAAAGTCCAAAACACTGGATGGGAACTAGAGCTTAGAACTAAAAATATTATTGGTGAAAAATTCTCTTGGAACTCAACTTTTATTGCTTCTACCAACAAAAATGAGTTACTCAGTTTTGGAGATTCTAATAACGCTTTAATTGAAGATGATTATGGTAGAAATTCACAATGGATTAACCGAATAGGAGAACCTATATCTTCTTTCTGGGGTTATGTAGTAGATGAAGAAGCTTTTGATGAGACTTCTTTTAGAACAACTTATGTTGATAGTCCTTGGAACAGAATTAATGGTCAATCTGATGATACTATCGTAAAAGATTTAAATGGTGATGGTTTAATTACAGATGAGGACAAAACTATTTTAGGAGATCCTTATCCAGATATGGTATATAGTTTTACTAATGAATTTAAATTAGGAGATTTTGATTTCTCTTTCATGGTTCAAGGAAGTGTAGGTGGCCAGGTAAATAATATTGGTGACCAATATTTCTATAACTGGTTTGGTAACAGAACCCGTAGTGGTGGTGAAACGGAAGCGGTTACCAATGGTCTAGTACCACATGAATCGTTCATTCAAGAAAAAGTATTGACCAGCGAAGTTATTGCAAGTTCGGATTACTTTTCACTAAGAAACGTAAATGTTGGTTATAATTTTCCTGATGATGTTACTACAAAATTAGGCTTAGAAGGCTTAAGACTTTACGCAACAGCGCAGAATCTACTTTATTTAACTGCAGACGATTATCACGGTTTTAACCCTGAGCATGTAGATGGTAGCAATCCTAGAGCATATGGCTCGCAAAGAGCGGGTACGCCAATATTTAAGACGGTTACTTTTGGTCTAAATCTTGACTTTTAA
- a CDS encoding RagB/SusD family nutrient uptake outer membrane protein, whose amino-acid sequence MKPIKYLIFALTVSVFVSCDTEEYLNPLPDTAVAVDAFFQTDSDVLAGVTGIYDALQGVNENTTSNIGDANRGVQFEHLLTEHRTDNTRNATLEGSKADFHRYTVNANNVESEDYYASMYEVIFRANNILNFIDIADEANQAKYTAEAKFLRAYAYFKLVRMFGDVPLVTSVVGPTENEALFIRTPEAQVYTQIVADLQEAVTVLDNSSKSRASKAAAQGILAKVYLTQPNPNYTGAQQMCEAIVNTGSFSLQSNYSDVFYSELNDEIIFAIQYVTGNSLESQSFSSEFTSGGRRQGQEDGQNIVNDNLIAAFELAGGDRTAVSYFTFSDATEVTKFLPEGSDVTATPPTYGGSSRDAGNDYIALRYADVLLMHAEAIMAGGASTNNAAALTSFQKVRDRAGLTDAVSSITKEDLLLERRVELAFENQRWFDLLRFGVADAVLTAHANELGYVFDARKLLLPIPAREINLSGGLLTQNPGY is encoded by the coding sequence ATGAAACCTATAAAATATTTAATTTTTGCCTTAACAGTGTCCGTTTTTGTTTCTTGTGATACTGAGGAATATTTAAACCCATTACCAGACACGGCGGTCGCAGTAGATGCTTTTTTTCAAACCGATTCAGATGTATTAGCTGGGGTAACAGGCATCTATGACGCCCTGCAAGGTGTAAACGAAAACACAACATCAAACATTGGTGACGCGAACAGAGGCGTTCAATTTGAACATCTTTTAACTGAGCATAGAACAGATAACACTAGAAATGCGACACTAGAGGGATCTAAAGCTGATTTTCACAGATATACCGTTAACGCCAACAATGTAGAATCTGAAGATTATTATGCTTCTATGTATGAAGTTATTTTCAGAGCTAATAATATCTTAAATTTTATTGATATTGCAGATGAAGCTAATCAAGCAAAGTATACTGCTGAAGCCAAATTCTTAAGAGCTTACGCCTACTTTAAATTGGTTCGTATGTTTGGTGATGTACCTCTAGTAACTTCCGTGGTAGGTCCTACAGAGAATGAAGCTCTTTTTATTAGAACACCTGAAGCTCAGGTTTACACACAAATTGTAGCCGACTTGCAAGAAGCTGTTACTGTTTTAGATAACTCTTCTAAATCAAGAGCTTCAAAAGCAGCTGCACAAGGTATTTTGGCTAAGGTATATTTAACACAGCCAAACCCTAATTATACAGGTGCTCAGCAAATGTGTGAAGCCATTGTTAATACTGGGAGCTTTAGTTTACAAAGCAATTATTCGGATGTTTTTTATTCTGAATTAAATGATGAAATCATTTTTGCTATTCAATACGTAACTGGTAATAGCCTTGAAAGTCAAAGTTTTTCTTCTGAATTTACTTCCGGAGGTAGACGTCAAGGACAAGAAGATGGTCAAAATATCGTGAACGATAACCTTATCGCTGCTTTTGAATTGGCAGGAGGTGATAGAACGGCTGTTTCATATTTTACATTTTCTGATGCAACTGAGGTAACAAAGTTCTTACCTGAAGGGTCTGATGTTACTGCTACTCCCCCAACTTACGGTGGAAGCTCACGTGATGCTGGTAACGATTATATTGCTTTACGTTATGCAGACGTACTTCTTATGCATGCCGAAGCTATTATGGCGGGAGGAGCATCAACTAACAATGCTGCTGCCTTAACTTCCTTTCAAAAAGTAAGAGACAGAGCAGGTTTAACAGATGCAGTTAGCAGTATTACTAAAGAGGACCTATTACTTGAAAGAAGGGTAGAATTGGCTTTTGAAAACCAAAGATGGTTTGATTTATTACGATTTGGCGTTGCCGATGCGGTTTTGACTGCTCATGCTAACGAACTAGGTTATGTATTTGATGCTAGAAAATTATTACTACCTATTCCGGCAAGAGAAATAAACTTAAGCGGAGGTCTTTTGACTCAAAATCCAGGATATTAA
- a CDS encoding PKD domain-containing protein codes for MNNKINIFSKKTLLLLGVVTTSLFVSCDDSLFRDDLPDANSKLDTVFPEANFDYTADQDDFKIINFTDLSSEASTYAWDFGGGETSAEQDPTYIFEAGEGTYPVTFTASDGNGISSSITIDVVVEDILISAFECADFNCDPRTPWGGGRGTSTYSGSTSPVPPEGNGGAKISSDSQWLDQTILVLPGRTYEITFWYVSKQSGTAAGTLLIEDADNADEPAFLNEGIPLSTDASNYEPISYRVETGANTENMRFNIEYAGTEARFSKISIEQIE; via the coding sequence ATGAATAATAAAATAAATATTTTCAGTAAAAAGACATTATTGCTCTTGGGTGTGGTTACAACTAGTTTATTTGTTAGTTGTGATGATAGTCTGTTCAGAGATGACCTACCAGATGCTAATTCAAAATTAGATACTGTATTTCCAGAAGCAAATTTTGATTATACCGCAGATCAAGATGATTTTAAAATAATAAATTTCACTGACCTTTCTAGTGAAGCATCAACCTATGCATGGGATTTTGGAGGAGGAGAAACTTCTGCAGAACAAGATCCTACGTATATCTTTGAAGCTGGGGAAGGCACTTATCCTGTAACCTTTACTGCTAGTGATGGTAACGGTATATCATCCTCAATTACAATAGATGTAGTTGTTGAAGATATATTGATATCCGCTTTTGAATGTGCGGATTTTAATTGTGACCCAAGAACCCCTTGGGGAGGAGGACGAGGTACAAGTACATATTCCGGTAGTACTTCTCCTGTACCTCCAGAAGGTAATGGTGGTGCTAAAATTAGTAGTGATTCTCAGTGGCTTGACCAAACCATATTAGTACTGCCTGGCAGAACTTATGAAATAACTTTTTGGTATGTAAGTAAACAGAGTGGTACTGCTGCCGGAACGTTGTTAATTGAAGATGCGGACAACGCAGACGAACCAGCTTTCCTTAATGAAGGTATTCCATTGTCTACTGATGCTTCTAATTACGAACCAATATCATACAGAGTAGAAACAGGGGCCAATACAGAAAACATGAGATTCAATATTGAATATGCCGGTACTGAAGCTAGATTTTCTAAAATCAGCATAGAACAGATTGAGTAA
- a CDS encoding polysaccharide lyase family 7 protein: MNYIRKELLISILILFISVNATCQNNEGSVTESGIKTKKSKKRKKKIRLPEIDLTNWKVTIPEGTGKGGAISVEPPEILDYATNKTLQPYMYNDSTKGALTFYAYPTSATTANTKYSRSELREQMVPGDDNTNWTFKQGGSLKAKLAIDEVSRDENGKYHKIIILQIHGRLTNEQRDLIGQKDNNAPPVLKIYWQNGKVRVKTKKLKYTGVNSIGILHEEAWTDDEGFNFEEEVGFRKFQIEVKVSDGKMMVSLNKTEFAVYDDFNMRRWGIFENYFKAGNYFQSRDEGSFAKVSFYELEVNH; encoded by the coding sequence ATGAATTATATCCGAAAAGAATTATTAATATCAATTTTAATACTTTTTATATCTGTAAACGCTACTTGTCAGAACAACGAGGGTAGCGTTACAGAATCGGGTATAAAAACTAAAAAATCAAAGAAGAGGAAGAAAAAGATAAGACTTCCTGAAATTGATTTAACCAATTGGAAAGTAACCATTCCTGAGGGCACAGGAAAAGGAGGAGCTATTAGTGTTGAGCCGCCAGAGATTTTAGATTATGCTACAAATAAGACTTTACAACCTTATATGTATAATGACTCTACCAAAGGAGCGCTAACATTTTATGCCTATCCTACCTCAGCTACTACAGCCAATACAAAATATTCCAGATCAGAACTTAGAGAACAAATGGTTCCAGGTGACGATAATACAAATTGGACTTTTAAACAAGGAGGATCATTAAAAGCAAAACTTGCTATTGATGAAGTTTCCCGTGATGAAAATGGTAAATATCATAAAATTATCATTTTACAAATACATGGCCGCCTAACAAATGAACAACGAGATTTAATTGGCCAGAAGGACAATAACGCCCCTCCAGTATTAAAAATTTACTGGCAGAATGGTAAGGTTAGAGTTAAGACCAAAAAACTAAAATACACAGGTGTAAATTCCATAGGAATATTACATGAAGAAGCTTGGACAGATGATGAAGGATTCAATTTTGAAGAAGAAGTAGGTTTTAGAAAATTTCAGATTGAAGTGAAAGTTTCCGATGGAAAAATGATGGTTTCATTAAACAAAACTGAATTCGCCGTTTATGATGATTTTAATATGAGACGTTGGGGCATTTTCGAAAATTACTTTAAAGCCGGTAATTATTTTCAAAGCAGGGATGAAGGTTCTTTTGCTAAAGTTAGTTTTTATGAACTTGAAGTAAACCATTAA
- a CDS encoding polysaccharide lyase family 7 protein yields the protein MNFNSVQYFFKQAIIKNCLILIVLFSLWSCDNSSDAIENEVEEEMVAQEEIQEEVEIIKETPEEVVEETFLLPNIDLSNWKVTLPTGSPDEVEPPEISDYATDDRLLPYMYNDSTGGSLVFYTSPGSSTTNSSYSRTELREQLVPGSNSTNWTFTEGGTMKGTLAVDEISKDAEGKYHRTIIMQIHGRLTNAQRDLIEEDDNNAPPILKIYWQNGKIRVLTKVLSDLNASDEEILHTDAWSDTDGYTFSEEIGTNKFILEIIASDGRLEIILNETESIIYEDIHMEKWGVFENYFKAGNYLQTKDEGSFARVKFYNLEVTH from the coding sequence ATGAACTTCAACAGTGTTCAATATTTTTTTAAACAAGCAATTATTAAAAATTGCTTGATTCTTATTGTACTGTTCAGTTTATGGAGTTGCGACAATTCTTCTGATGCTATTGAAAATGAGGTTGAAGAGGAAATGGTTGCGCAAGAAGAGATTCAAGAAGAAGTTGAAATTATAAAAGAGACACCTGAAGAGGTTGTTGAAGAAACATTTTTATTACCAAATATTGATTTAAGTAATTGGAAAGTTACCCTGCCAACTGGTAGTCCGGATGAAGTAGAGCCTCCAGAAATATCTGATTACGCTACTGATGATCGCTTACTACCATATATGTATAATGATTCAACAGGTGGATCACTGGTTTTTTATACATCGCCAGGTTCATCAACCACCAATTCTTCTTACTCGCGAACAGAGCTGAGAGAGCAACTCGTTCCAGGAAGCAATAGCACCAACTGGACTTTTACTGAAGGCGGAACTATGAAAGGGACTTTGGCCGTTGATGAAATTTCAAAAGATGCTGAAGGTAAATATCACCGTACCATAATTATGCAAATACACGGTAGACTTACTAATGCCCAGCGAGATTTGATAGAAGAAGATGACAATAATGCGCCACCAATTTTAAAAATTTATTGGCAGAATGGAAAAATCAGGGTATTAACCAAAGTGCTTAGTGATCTCAATGCTTCTGATGAAGAAATACTACATACAGATGCTTGGAGTGATACTGACGGTTATACTTTTTCAGAAGAAATAGGAACTAATAAATTTATTTTAGAAATAATTGCTTCAGATGGTAGACTTGAAATCATTTTGAATGAAACAGAGTCCATTATTTACGAAGATATTCACATGGAAAAATGGGGCGTTTTCGAAAATTACTTTAAAGCAGGAAACTATCTACAAACTAAAGATGAAGGTAGTTTCGCAAGAGTTAAGTTTTACAACTTAGAAGTTACACACTAG
- a CDS encoding FadR/GntR family transcriptional regulator, giving the protein MKLEILTKQENREIQNRIISKIRDLIIYKNLEPGDKLPAERVLSEKFDVSRTSVREAIQKLEFYGILNSKPQSGTFISNIGQIAMNGMIDDILSLEEQDFVSLVETRILLELKTVKLAAIRRTDEDLERIKFALDAYNKKMISGEDCLEEDLLFHLAVASASKNSTINTLMLLITPEIIVAYDKDRVCEGDVALSEIKKHEDIYSAILNQDPKLAKEKMKAHFSKLYDYIYGKDRDVKLKRK; this is encoded by the coding sequence ATGAAGTTAGAAATACTAACAAAACAAGAAAATAGAGAAATCCAAAATAGGATTATCTCAAAAATTCGTGATCTCATTATTTACAAAAATCTTGAGCCAGGTGACAAATTACCTGCTGAGAGAGTACTATCTGAGAAGTTTGATGTCAGCAGAACTAGTGTACGTGAAGCCATTCAAAAACTTGAATTTTATGGAATTTTAAATTCCAAACCGCAAAGCGGAACTTTCATTTCTAACATTGGTCAAATTGCCATGAACGGTATGATCGATGATATTTTAAGTTTAGAAGAACAAGATTTTGTTTCTTTAGTTGAGACCCGGATTCTACTTGAACTTAAAACAGTAAAACTAGCGGCCATCAGAAGAACTGATGAAGATTTAGAACGAATTAAGTTTGCTTTGGATGCCTACAATAAGAAGATGATATCTGGTGAAGATTGCCTAGAAGAAGACTTGCTATTTCACTTAGCCGTAGCCTCTGCGAGTAAAAACAGTACCATAAACACACTAATGCTACTGATAACTCCTGAGATTATTGTTGCTTATGACAAAGACCGGGTCTGTGAAGGAGACGTAGCCTTATCTGAAATTAAAAAGCACGAAGACATTTATTCGGCCATCTTAAATCAAGATCCAAAACTAGCCAAAGAAAAGATGAAAGCACACTTTAGCAAACTGTACGATTACATCTACGGAAAAGATCGCGATGTTAAGTTAAAAAGAAAATAG
- a CDS encoding chondroitinase-B domain-containing protein, translating into MKIKLLVIGITLLLFSCGENSNLQNVYVKDAPELQKALDQATPGDNIVMSNGVWKDVPIIFFGKGTKEKPINLRAETPGKVFIEGESYLHMGGEHLIVDGLYFRNGHSPKNSIIRYMISEDSIAFNCRVTNTVVEDFTKPNRLTNDRWVEFYGKHNQLDHSYLSGKSNDGETVRVFFTGNEHISNHHQIVNNYFGPRPRKGGPRAETIRIGDSKTRVSPSFTNVSNNYFEACNGEVEIISDKTNFNTFKNNIFYKCEGSLVLRHGSYATVDGNIFIGGDESNFYGGIRIVNTGHWITNNYFYKIKGEQFRSPLAIMNGIPMTPLNRYLQVSDVVVAYNTWIDCKSPWQIGVGQNLKSADVLPPSEIRSAPPIRTIVANNIIYNTQVDKTPVINHSTMEGILFKNNIIDNASEDYSEYDVLQSGAIKMKKINDWLYAPADSKNQILDTVYTGYDFAKINHDIFGASRTEKNSIGAINQTATAEKFAIDKKKYGPKWFSTEKINVEPKILTASSAVGQLTKKISEASSGDIIELSDALYTLPSSLKIDKEITLRSKDPKNRAELVFTGEQDSMAFQMKPKGILRLQSILLKGERGKYAFAPLKKNMASAYNLYIENCVIENFNYVLKAYKGSFADTINFKKTTIKNCRNGIELAAEDKGDYNAEMVSIDQCIFENVQSNLINFYRGGYDESTIGGSLSITNSTFMDSGKNEKNGILIKTRGIINVTIKNNTFKNNPIELVALLWGEKNNHHLDNTLINSGKIRVEEQQKLKILY; encoded by the coding sequence ATGAAAATCAAACTATTAGTAATAGGCATTACGCTTCTACTCTTTTCTTGCGGAGAAAATTCGAATCTTCAAAACGTCTATGTAAAAGACGCCCCTGAATTGCAAAAAGCACTTGATCAAGCTACCCCAGGAGATAACATTGTAATGTCAAACGGCGTTTGGAAAGATGTTCCAATCATATTTTTTGGAAAAGGCACAAAAGAAAAGCCAATCAACTTACGAGCAGAAACTCCTGGTAAAGTTTTTATTGAGGGAGAATCCTATCTTCATATGGGAGGAGAACACTTGATAGTTGATGGTCTATACTTTAGAAATGGCCATTCACCAAAAAATTCCATTATCCGTTATATGATAAGCGAGGATAGTATTGCCTTCAACTGTAGGGTAACCAATACAGTTGTTGAAGACTTCACAAAGCCAAATAGATTAACAAACGATCGCTGGGTTGAATTTTACGGTAAACATAATCAGCTAGATCACTCTTACCTCTCAGGAAAATCTAACGATGGCGAAACGGTAAGAGTATTTTTTACAGGTAATGAACATATTAGTAATCACCACCAAATAGTAAATAATTATTTTGGGCCACGTCCTAGAAAAGGAGGTCCTAGAGCCGAAACTATACGAATTGGAGATAGCAAAACAAGAGTCTCCCCTAGTTTCACGAACGTGTCTAATAATTATTTCGAAGCATGTAATGGCGAGGTTGAGATTATCTCCGACAAAACAAACTTTAATACATTCAAAAATAATATTTTCTATAAGTGCGAAGGTTCCTTAGTCTTAAGGCATGGGAGCTATGCCACTGTAGACGGAAACATTTTTATTGGTGGCGATGAATCTAACTTTTATGGAGGAATCAGGATAGTGAATACAGGGCACTGGATCACCAATAATTATTTCTACAAAATTAAAGGAGAGCAATTTAGAAGTCCCCTTGCCATTATGAATGGTATTCCCATGACACCTTTGAACAGGTACTTACAAGTTAGTGATGTTGTTGTGGCCTATAATACTTGGATAGATTGTAAATCTCCTTGGCAAATTGGGGTTGGCCAGAATCTTAAAAGTGCCGATGTACTTCCTCCAAGTGAAATTCGATCGGCACCACCTATACGAACTATTGTAGCCAATAACATCATATATAATACCCAGGTAGATAAAACTCCGGTAATAAACCATAGTACCATGGAAGGAATTCTATTTAAGAATAACATCATAGATAATGCTAGTGAAGATTATTCTGAATATGATGTTTTGCAGAGTGGAGCTATAAAAATGAAAAAGATTAACGATTGGTTATATGCACCAGCTGATTCCAAAAACCAAATTTTGGATACTGTCTATACTGGCTACGATTTTGCTAAAATTAACCACGATATATTTGGTGCATCAAGAACGGAAAAGAATAGCATTGGCGCAATTAACCAAACCGCAACAGCTGAAAAATTTGCGATCGATAAGAAGAAATACGGACCAAAGTGGTTTTCAACGGAAAAAATAAATGTTGAGCCAAAAATACTGACCGCTTCATCTGCAGTTGGCCAACTTACCAAAAAAATTAGCGAAGCGTCTTCGGGAGATATCATTGAGTTAAGCGATGCATTATATACACTTCCCTCTTCACTTAAAATAGACAAGGAAATTACGCTTCGTTCTAAAGACCCTAAAAACAGAGCAGAGCTCGTATTCACTGGAGAGCAAGATTCTATGGCTTTTCAAATGAAGCCAAAAGGAATCCTCAGGTTGCAAAGTATCTTATTAAAAGGCGAAAGAGGCAAGTATGCCTTTGCCCCTTTAAAGAAAAATATGGCTTCGGCCTATAACTTGTATATTGAGAATTGTGTGATTGAGAATTTTAACTACGTTCTAAAGGCTTACAAAGGGTCCTTTGCAGACACCATCAATTTCAAAAAAACAACAATAAAAAACTGCCGAAACGGTATTGAATTAGCCGCTGAGGACAAAGGCGATTATAACGCCGAAATGGTATCTATTGACCAATGTATATTTGAAAATGTGCAAAGCAACCTTATTAATTTCTATCGGGGAGGTTACGATGAATCAACTATAGGAGGGTCTTTATCTATCACAAATAGCACCTTCATGGATAGTGGAAAAAATGAAAAAAACGGTATCTTGATAAAAACCAGAGGTATCATTAACGTAACCATTAAAAACAACACTTTCAAAAACAACCCTATAGAACTTGTTGCGTTACTATGGGGAGAAAAGAACAATCATCATTTGGACAATACACTAATAAATTCTGGAAAAATCAGGGTTGAGGAGCAGCAGAAACTTAAGATATTATACTAA